The genomic window CCAGGGCGGCAGGCGATGCGCCAACGTGTGCGCGAAGCCGCGTCCGGCTGGGATGGGGGGGATCCGTTCCGCGCGCTCGAGAGGTAGGCTAAACTGGGTACGAAGAAAAGACGTCATCTGTTCGCGCTGCAAATTTTTCTTCGCTATTAAAAATAAAATACATGTTTCTACGGGAGGATGGCTAGATATGGCTATGAAATTGTTGATGCTGGCATTCGGCATTGTTGCTGCTGCCTTCACCGGTTCGACAGAATCCCAAGCCCAGTCGACTTTTCCCAAGCAGCCAATCAAGCTGATCTATCCCTTCGGCGCCGGTTCGGCGATGGACACCTCATGGCGCCATGCGGCAGCGATCGCCGGCAAGATTCTCGGCCAACCCGTCGTCATCGAGAATCAGCCGGGCGCGTCCGGCCAGATCGGCTTCCGCGCCATGGCGGCCGCGAAGCCCGATGGGTATACTTTAGGAGTTCCGTCGAACTCCGTGCTGGTGACGCAGCCTCTTTACGACCTCGCCTGGACCATCAAGCCCGGAGTAAATTATGAGCCGGTCATCTTTGGCGTATCGGCCGAGCAGTATCTCTTCGCCAATGCCAACGTGCCCTACAACGACGTCGCCGGCCTGATCGCCTACGCGAAGGCTAATCCGGGAAAGGTGAATTTCGCGAATACCGGCGTAGGGACGACAGCTCATCTGGGGGCTGAGGCTTTGGCCGCGGCCGCCGGCATAGATGTGACACATATCTCGTACAATGGCATGGCGCCGGCTCTTCCCGACCTCCTGTCCGGTACGGTGGATCTGCTGTTTGCCTCGGGCTTCTTCCAGGAACACGCCGATTCTGGCGCGATGAAGGTGATCGGGAATTCCGGCAGAACCCGCGGCAAGCAGTTCCCCAATGCTCCCCTGCTAAGCGAGACACCAGGACTGGAAGGCTTCTCGATCGCCGCCTGGACAGGCCTTGTCGCGCCAATGGGCACGCCTCCGGAAGTCATCGAACGGCTGCGTGAAGCGTTCAAGAAAACACTGGATTCCCCAGAGTTCCTTAGCCAGGCAGAGAAGATCGGTCAAAACGTCGAGACCCTCGGACCTGTCGAGTTCAAAGCGATGATCCTGCGCGAAACAGACATCTTGCGCCCGATCGTCAAGGCTGCTGGCCTCAAGAAATAGCGGAAATGACAATCCGAGGCTGCGTGATCGCCGCCTCTGTGCTCAGATCAGACAGTGAGGCGCTTTCGATTTTGATTTCTGCGTCGCGGAGACAGCCTTCATGGGCCGATCGCAGGCCCAAGGGCCCCTCTCGAACCTGCCTCTGGTAAAAGGAAAAGGAATGGCGCGATTTCTGCGTTCTCGAGACTTTCTCGCCGGAGGGATGTTTGTTTTCCTGGGGCTGGCTGCGATCGCATTGCGGGGTCCTAACCTGGAAATTGGGACCGCCAACCGTATGGGTCCCGGCTATCTGCCTATGGTCATCGCAGCTGGGCTGATCGTCATCGGCGCAGTCACCATCTGGCTGTCCTTCAGCGGCAAGTCCGAGCCCATCGAGCGGCTCAATCTTCGCCCCGCTTTCATGGTGATCGGCGCGCTTCTCTGCTTCGCGGTGTTGATTGACCGGGCGGGACTTGTCCTGACGCTCATACCAACAGTTTTCCTCTGCGCCTATGCCTCGCCCGAAGCGAAGTTCCGCGAGGCCGCAGGGCTCACTTTATTTCTGATCGCCCTCACGTCTCTTGTATTCATCTATGCGATACGCCTTCCCATAAAGTTGCTGCCATGATGAATGATGTTCTTGCCAACCTTTCGCTTGGACTTTCGGTCGCTGTCAGCCCCGTGAATTTGGCATTCTGTTTCGTTGGAACCTTGGCTGGAACGCTTGTCGGAATCCTTCCCGGAGTGGGACCGCTTGCCACGATTTCCATGCTTCTGCCACTGACCTTCGTTCTTGATCCGACCACAGCTCTGATCATGCTGGCTGGCATCTACTATGGCGCGCAATATGGTGGATCCACGACCGCTATTCTTCTCAACGTGCCCGGCGAGGCCTCTTCGGTCGTCACATGTATCGAGGGCAACAAGCTCGCGCAGCAGGGCCGAGCCGGGGCGGCCCTGGCAATCGCGGCTCTCGGCTCGTTCTTCGCCGGCACAATTGCGGCTGCTGTGATCTTTCTGCTCAGCCCACCGCTGGCCAAGTTGGCATTGGCATTTCGCCCTGCGGACTATACGAGCCTGATGGCTTTCGGCCTTCTTTGCTCGGTCGTGCTCGCCAGCGGCTCGATGATCAAATCGATCGGGATGGTGTTGGTGGGGCTGCTCTTTGGGCTCGTCGGCACGGATGTGAACTCAGGCGTGATGCGCTACACCCTCGACATCGATCATCTGGCGGGTGGCATTGGCGTCGTCGCCATTGCGATGGCGCTGTTCGGCATCAGCGACATCATCGCCAACCTTGAGCGTCCGGGACAGATGGCAATCGGGACCACGGCAAAGGTTGGCCGGCTTTGGCCCTCTCGCAAGGACTTCCGCGAGGCGGCATTCCCGGTTTTGCGCGGCACTGGCATCGGTAGCATTCTTGGGGTGCTGCCGGGAGGTGGCGCTATGCTCAGTTCTTTTGCGTCCTATATGGTGGAGAAGCGCCTCGCCGGCCCGAATTCCAGATTCGGAAACGGCGCGATTCAAGGGCTAGCCGGTCCAGAATCGGCCAACAACGCTGGCGCGCAAACTTCATTGATCCCCTTGTTGACGCTCGGCGTTCCTGGCAACGCGCTAATCGCCTTGATGGCAGGCGCCATGATGATTCACGGCATTATGCCTGGTCCGCAGATCATGACCCGCGAGCCAGGGTTGTTCTGGGGTCTGATTGCCTCGATGTGGATCGGCAATCTCATGCTGGTGATTATCAATCTGCCATTGATCGGGATCTGGGTATCCCTGCTGAGGGTGCCTTATAGACTTTTGTTTCCTGCAATCGTGGTCCTCTGCGCCGTTGGCGCGTATGGTGTAAACAACTCTCCTTTCGAAGTCCTCCTGATGGCCATATTCGCTGGGGTCGGCTTCCTTTTCCGCAAACTCGGCTGCGAGGCCGCGCCCCTAATTCTTGGCTTCATCTTGGGGCCCATGATGGAAGAGAACCTGCGCCGCACTTTGATCCTGTCGCGCGGTGACTGGCTTGTCTTCCTGCGCGAGCCGATCAGCGCGACTTTCCTGGCAGCGAGCGTGGTGCTGGCGCTGATGTTTGTGCTTCCAACCCTACGCCGTGGGCGACAGGACGCATTCCAAGAGGAATAAAACCAAGGCAGACGTTCGGCCTAGCCGCTGCGGTGCTTGGCAACATTCAGGAAACCATTCGCCCTGCGCAGAAAATGAACTGTGATTCATAATTCAAAACTGGGCTGATCATAAGCGGCCCGCGGTGAGGGAAGACAGGTGGAAAGCGGGAAATACAAAGATCTCTTTCGCCGGATGCTTATCGTGAGGCAGGCTGAGGAGGCACTACGAAAGCTCTTTGCCGATGGCCTCGTCCCCGGCTTCGTGCATCTTTCAATTGGCCAGGAAGCCGTGCCCGTGGGCGTTTCTGACAACCTGCGAGACACCGACACCGTCTCCTCTAATCATCGCGGCCATGGGCACACGATCGCCAAGGGTGTGGATCTGAAGGCCTTCTTTGCCGAAGTGCTCGGACGAGCCGACGGCCTGTGCAAGGGACGTGGCGGGTCGATGCATGTCGCGGATCTCTCCAAGGGCATGTTGGGTGCTAACGGGATTGTCGGTGCCGGGCTGCCTATAACGACGGGAAGTGCCCTTGCCCTTAAGCTCCGCGGAAAAGGCGATGTCGCCGTCGTGTATTTCGGCGATGGCGCGCTCGCGGAAGGCCTATTGCACGAGTGCTTCAACATCGCAGCCCTGTGGAAGCTACCTGTGTTGTTCGTGTGCGAAAATAATGGCTGGTCTGAATTCAGCCCCACCTCCCGTCAGATTTCGTTCACGCTGGCAGCCCTCACGAAGGCCTTCGGCATGACCTACGAAGAAGTTGACGGCAATAAAGTCTCCGAAGTGACGCGTGTTGCAGGAAACCTGATTTCCGGCATGCGCATCGCAGCTCATCCTGTCGTCCTTGAATGCCGAACCACCCGGTTCCGCGGCCATTTTGAGGGAGACAGCCAAAACTACCGCGACGAAGGCGAACTTCAAGAAATTGTAAGTCGAGATCCATTGCTTCTGGCACGCGAGGAGATGATTGCGCTCGGTATTGCGGCTTTGTGGTTCGATGAAGTCGAGACTGAAGTCGGCAGCGAGGTCGAAGCCGCTCTAGCCGCCGCGCTCGCTGCACCGCTTCCCGCCATCTCGGAGATCACTGCTGATGTCTATACAACGGCGTGGAGGTGACGGTGGCGGAAGTTCGTTTCATTAGGGCAATCAACCAAGCACTGTCCGATGCGATGGAGGCCGATCCGTCGGTCATCCTGCTGGGCGAGGATATCGGGGCAGCGGGGGGATCATTCAAGGCGACCCGGGGTCTGCTCGAGAGGTTCGGCCCGGACCGCGTCTATGACACGCCCATTTCAGAAGCGGCCATCACGGGCATGGCCGTCGGCGCGGCGATGACCGGCCTGAAGCCAATACTCGAAATCATGTTCATGGATTTCGTCACGCTCTCGATGGACATGCTGGTGAACCAAGCGGCCAAGGCACGGTCGATGTTCGGCGGACAGTGCTCGGTTCCAATGGTGCTGCGGATGCCTCACGGCGGGGGCTTGAACGCCGGGCCGCAACATTCTCAGTGCCTCGAAGCCTGGTTCGCGCATGTCCCAGGCCTGAAGGTCGTCTGTCCATCGACTCCCGCCGACGCCTATGGATTGCTCCGTGCGGCGATCGCCGATCCGGATCCAGTGATCTTCGTCGAGAACAAGGCGCTTTACGCCCTGAAGGGTGATCTTCCCGACATCCCGGAAAGCGCCGATATCGGTGTAGCGCAGATCGTACGGCCCGGCGAGGACGTGACTGTGGTCGCCTATGGGGCCGCGGTCGCCTGGGCTGAGACGGCTGCCGAGACCATGGCGGGGGAAGGAATCAGCGTCGAGATCCTCGACCTGCGTTCTATTCAGCCCTGGGATGAGGCTGCAGTGCTACGAAGCCTGGCGAAAACTCACAATCTCGTCGTGGCGCACGAGGCCGTCGGGCCCTTCGGAGTGGGCGCTGAAATCGTCGCCCGTGTAGCTGACATCGGCTTCGATGATCTCGACGGGCCTATCGTGCGCGTTGCCGCGCCCTTCGCACCCTCTCCTTTCGGAAAATCTCTTGAAGATGCCTATCGGCCAACCGCGAGCGACATAGTCGCCGCGATCCGCCGGTCGCTCAGTTGAGGCAGACATGACTGACCAACCCATCATCCTCACAGTCGACGGCCCCGTTGCCACGGTGACCATCAACAGACCCGCATCTCTTAACGCGCTTGATATGCCCACAATCGCAGCGATGAACGTTGCGCTGGATACGATCGAACGGGACGATACACTGCGCGTCGTCGTCTTCACGGGAAAGGGGCGGGCCTTTGTCGCCGGCGGCGATATCGCCGATCTAAATTCCCGGACGGGGCTGCCTCACTACTTCGAGTTTGCGGAAGCCATCCACAAACTATTCCGCCGGATCGAGACCTTCGACAAGCCCACCATCGGCGCGATCAATGGCTTCGCGCTCGGCGGTGGCACAGAACTCATCCTCGCCCTCGATATTCGCATCCTGTCCGAAGACGCCAAACTGGGACTGCCCGAGATCAAGCTTGGCTTGTTTCCCGGAGCGGGCGGGTCGCAGCGCATCATCCGCCAGCTGCCACTGTGCAGGGCCAAGGAGATCATGTTCGCTGGGGACATGCTCACGCCGCAAGAAGCGGTCGCCATCGGCTTGGCTAACCGCGTCGTCCCGGCAGAAGATCTGGCCGCGGTTGTCGCGGAACTGGCCGGAAAGATCGCCGAGAAGTCTCCTTTAGTCCTGAAACTTCTGAAGCGGACAATTTCTGACGGCGGGGACATGCCACTCGCCGCCGCTCTGCGTCATGAGCAGGCGATGATCGGTCTGGTTCTCGACAGCGCCGACGCGCACACAGGCTGCACCGCGTTTCTGGAGAAACGCCCCCCCCGTTTCGAGGGCCGCTGACATGTCCGAACTGGTCATGCCTAAGCTCGGATTGACCATGACCGAAGGCCTCCTGTCGGAATGGCGCTTGTCCCCCGGTGAAAGCTATGTCCCCGGCCAAGTTCTCTACTCCATTGAAACCGAGAAGGTCGCGACGGAGATTGAGGCGGAGACATCGGGGACGCTCGAGCAGATTCTGGTCACCGCGGGTGAAACGGTACCGGTCGGGACCCCCGTTGCGCGGATCATTACACCGGGTGAGGCGGCGCCGCCCCGCACGCAGGCAGACGTGGCGAAAGGGCAGCCTGACCTGGAGCGACCAAAGGGGCCGAGCCTCGACAGCGAAGTTGTCGAAGGCACGCATCGCAACGAGCCGCTCACGAAGGCGGATGTGCTGCGTGTGATCGCCACACCACTGGCGCGCAGGATCGCCGCCGCAAAGGGAATCGATCTGCAGTTGATCCAGGGCTCTGGCGCGCGAGGAAGGATCAAGGCGGCAGATGTGGAAGCCATCTCCCATGAGCCGGCGCCGCAGCCGGACCGTCGGCACGACACGCCCCGCCACGCTGCCACCCGCGAGATCCTGCCGGATGCGACACGCTTAGCCACCGCCCGCCGTGTCACCGCGGCCAAGCGCGACATCCCGCATTTCTACCTGACGCTTGAAGCCGAGGTCAGCGCGCTTTCCGACCTGCGGGAGAGGCTGAACGCGGAGGCCGGCCGCAGCCGGATCTCGGTCACTCACATGCTCGTGAAAGCACTTGGCCTGGCGCTGGCTGAAATGCCGCAAGTGAACCGGATCTGGTCCAACGATAAGATTGTCGCCTTCACCACTGAATCCATCGGCGTCGTTGTGGAAACTCCTGACGGATTGCGCATTCCCGTGCTGCGCGATGTTGGGGATGCGCCGCTCGACCGGATTGCCTCGCTAACTTCCGGCGTCGCGGATCGCGCCCGGAATGGCAGGCTCGGTGTCGCCGACGTAGGGGACAGCGTGATCTCGATCTCGAACGTCGGGATGCATGGCGCGACCAGCCTGACTGCGATCATCAATCCGCCAAATGCCTTGATCCTGGGGGTCGGCGCTGAACGCCAGCTATTTCGCCCGAATGCGAACGGCCAGCCCCATCTATGCCGGGAGCTCAGCCTGACACTCTCCTGCGATCACCGCGTGATCGATGGGGCTGACGCAGCCCGCTTCCTTTCTCATCTCGTGGGAGTGATCGAGCAGCCAATCCGGCTCCTGCGTCCTCCCCGCCGCCCCCAATAGGATCGAATAGAGATGGATTTTGCTCTCAGCGACGAACAGAAAATGATCGTGGAGACGGCCCGCCGGGTGGGCCAGGCATTCGGCCTGGACTATTGGCGGGAAAAGGATGGGCAGAAGGCCTATCCCGCCGAATGCTGGAAGGCGCTTTGCGATGCCGGTCTGGCGGGTGCGATGCTTCCCGAGGCCCATGGCGGGGGCGGCCTGGGAATGGTCGAGACTGCCCTGATCATTGAGGAGCTCTGCGCGGCCGGGGCAGGCGCCACCCTGTCACAGCTCTTCATGCTGAACCCGATTTTCGGAGGGGTCTCGATCTCGAAGTATGGCACCGATCGGATGAAATCAGAATGGCTACCGAAGCTATGCTCCGGCGAAATGCAATTCTGCATGGCTCTGACTGAGCCTGATGCCGGCACCAACTCGCTTGAGATCACCACCACGGCCCGGGCCGAAGGAGACGGATGGCGGGTCTCGGGGCAGAAGATATGGATCACCGCGATCGACCGCGCCGACAAGGTTCTCGTGGTGGCGCGCACCTCGGCCATCGAGGGCGGCGCCAGAAAGACACACGGAATCAGTCTTTTCCTCATTGATACCGAACGGGAGGGGCTTACTTACCAGCCGATCCCGAAGCTCGGAACGAACACGCTGTCATCATGCCAGGTGTTTTTCGACAACGTGCGTGTTGAACGAGAGGAACTGGTTGGCGAGGTGGACCAGGGCTGGAAACAGTTGCTGGACGTCCTCAATACCGAGCGCATCGTCACCACCGCCGGACTCGTCGGCGCGGGCCGCCTTGCGATAGCGCTGGGAGTCGACTACGCGAACAACCGCAACGTTTTCGGTAAGAAGCCGATCGGCAGCTATCAGTCACTGCAATTCCCCCTGGCCCAGCACTGGGCCGAACTGCACGCGGCGCGACTGCTCAATCTCAATGCGAGCTGGCTCTTCGACACAGGGGCTCCCTTCGGCTCAGAGAGCAATGCCGCCAAGCTCATTGCCAGCCAGGCCGCCTCTGCCGTGGCCGAACACGCGATGCAGATCATGGGTGGCATGGGATATTCAGTCGAAATGCATATCGAGAGGCTTTGGCGGGATGCCCGGCTCTTCAGGTTTGCGCCTGTGTCCGAACAAATGATCCTCAACTTCATTGCCACCGCGAATCTCGGCCTTCCTCGTTCCTATTGAGGTGACCCGTGCTGACACTCGCCAAAACTCTCGAATTACACGCCCGGATCAGACCAAGCGCAGATGCGTTGATCTATGGCGACGTCAGATTGACGTGGGCGATGCTCTGGGATCGCGTGACCCGGACGGCTGCCGCGCTTGCAGCCGAGGGCATCGGCGAAGGCTCGATCATCGCCCTGGCCATGAAGAATAGTTCAACATTTATTGAGCTGCTCTATGCGATCAGCCATCTCGGTGCGATCTCGCTGCCGATGAATTTCCGACTGTCCGCGGACGAGCTCGAATACATCTGCTCCCACGCAGGCGCCGACCTGGTGCTCGCCGATGAAGACTTCCGCGACAAGCTTGGCGGCATCTTGGCTCCGGTGCGCATCCTGGACAGGCAAGCGCAATCGGATTCCACCCGCATCTTCGGGAAAGCAGGCCGCCGGTTCGAGACGGCGCATCGCGCCGAGGACGATGTATTCCGCCTGATGTACACTTCCGGCACGACAGACCGGCCCAAGGGGGTCGTGCAGAGCTACGCGAACTTCCACTGGAAGTGCTATGATCACGCGATCGTCCTGGGCCTGAGCACCGCGGACCGCCTGCTGATTGTCGGTCCGCTGTACCATGTCGGCGCTTGCGACTTGCCCGGCCTGGGTGCGCACGCCTTTGGTGCGGCACTGATCATCCTGCGTGAATTTTCAAGCGAACTGGTGCTGCGCACCATCGAGACCGAGCGGATAACGGGGATCTGGCTGGCACCGGTCATGTCCGCTAGTCTTCTATCAGAACCCCATAGCTCAGACACCTCCACATTGCGCTGGTGCATCGGCGGCGGCGAGAGGACCCCCGAACACCGCATCAGGTTGTTTACGGAGACGTTTGTAAACGCACGCTACGTCGACTGTTATGGCATGACTGAGACACTTAGCGGCGATACGTTTATGGAACCGGGCAGGGAACTAGAGAAACTGGGATCGGTTGGTCGACCGGTGCCCCATCTCGAAATCCGCATTCGCGATGACGACGGAGCCGATCTTTCGCCCGGCGTCCACGGAGAGATCTGTATGCGCGGACCCAAGGTCACGTCCGGTTACTGGAAGGACCATGCCAAGACCGCCTCCGCATTCTTCGATGATGGATTCTTCCGGTCGGGCGATTTCGGCTATTGCGATGAGGACGGCTTTCTATACCTTACCGATCGCAAGAAGGACATGATCATCTCAGGCGGCGAGAATATCGCGTCGAGCGAGGTTGAGCGCGTACTTTATGGCCTCGACGGGATCCTCGAAGTCGCCGTTGTGGGACGAGAAGACGACAAATGGGGAGAAGTTCCCGTGGCCGTAGTTGTCTTGCGGCCTGGAGCTGAGCTGACCATGGCCATGATCGACAGCCATTGCCGGAAATCCCTGGCCGGTTTCAAGTGCCCAAAAGCGCTATTGATTCTCGATAATCTTCCCCGTAACCCCTCGGGCAAGATCCTCAAGCGAGTTCTTCGCGAACAGGTCGCATCACTGCAGTCGTAAGACATCCAAGAGCCCGAGACTTTGGCCCCCCGCTCAAAGTGAAGAAACCGACGCGCGCGGAGCGAGCGCTGCAGACCTATCAGGCGCTACTCGATGCGGCGGCCGAAGTGGCGGGGAAATATGGCTATGCAGCGACTTCCATCGCCAAGGTGACGGAGACAGCCGGAGTCAGTCAAGGCGCGTTCTACAACTATATCACACACCGCCAAGCGCTTTTCGAGCTGCTCTTACCATATGTCGGGCAACGGATGATCGACGAGATCGCGACAGCAATTCCCAAGGAACTATCGGGTGCGGAACGCGAGGTGGCCCGGTTCCGGGCCTATTGCCGGTTTCTCGAGCGCAATCCGGGTTTCTATCGCATACTCTACGAAGCAGAGGTCTTTGCCCCATCGACCTATCGCGAGCATATGAACAGAACAGCCCGTGGTTTCAGGCGATCCCTGGAGCGTTCGCTGGCGGCATCGAACGTGAACGACATCGCAGATGGTGAACTGGATGCTCTTGTCCACGCCCTATTGGGCGCGCGCGCATACATCGCCATGCGGTACCGCGAAGGTATGACGATTCTTGAATCTGCGATCAGGGGTTACGGTCGCCTCGTCAACCAGGGACTTTTCAGCGCCCAGGCCAAAACATAGGCCGCCGGGATGGCATTTGGACAAACACATCCCGAGAGCCACCCGATTAAGCAGGCGCATTCCCATTTCAAATGAACGATTGACGCCCTCGTCAAGCAGCACACGCCATGCGAGCGCTCAAGCTCACCGCTGCTGCCTTCCGCTGTTCGCAATGGCAGACCCCTTGGTTGCCTGACGCGCCCGGCGAATGGCCCGCAAAAGATATTATTCTCTTTGGAGAATATATATACTTCGATTTAGCCGCGCGCAATTGTTAGGCTCGTCCCACGCGTCCCTCAGGTTTCCGGCAAAAAAAAACGCCATCGCGACCGCGCCCGCCGCCTCATTGCAGTCGGCGACAACAACCGTCGCGCCGCGGCGAGCACAACGCCGCACGCAAGCCTCGCCAATGCCAGAAGCGCCGCCCGTCACAACCACGAGTTTGTTTTCGAGAATCATGGTTTTCTCCCCATCGACATTTTTGTCGCCGACCACAGCCCCATACGGGTCATTCTCCTAAAAATAACAACATTTTCTTGACAGAATAATCTTCAGAATTATGGTCGGCGGATGCGGGCGATTTGGTAGCAACGCGCTCGCACACTCTCACCCGCCCGCCCCCGACCAGGGCCGATTGTTACCTGCTCAAGACTCGGACTGCGGCAAGCACCTGCAAATCAGCTCCGGCGAGCTGCCAACGAAGGAGGAGCGAGAGTTGTTTGATCCGACGACGATCCGGGTGATCTGGATAACGCAGAGAAGGGAGTAAGCTCTTGCAGTTCCGGTCGGTCGTAGCCTCATGGAATCTGCAGTTGCGAACAATGCGTGTGGAATCCAGTAGAATGAGGCGGCGCTATGGCTTGCGCTACCTGCTTGGTTGGGATCGTTTCCAGTCACGGGGATCTCACCGTAAAGGACCCAGGCGAGAAATCCATGCTCGACTTCGCTTCTCCCACCGCGACAGCTAGCAGCCGACTATCGTGCCAGATCACGGCGTCACCAGAGCTCGATGGCTTGCTCCTGCGGATCCCAGCAGCGATTTAACGTCACGAAAAACGTGCGGCGGGCCGAACGACCGGATAGGTTTCACATTGGCAACCATCACCCGGTCCACGCAAGAGAATCCACTAATTCTCACAAGAGAATGATCATTTACATCTGCTGGTCGCTCTGGCTTGTCTCCAGGATCACGGGCACGATGTGGGAGGAATAAATGGCCCCGCTCGACGGTATTCGAGTTTTGGCGCTCGAAGTTTACTATGCTGGAAACATCGGCAGCTTGTTCCTGTCGCGGTTCGGCGCCGAAGTCATCAAGTTGGAGCCGCCGGAGACGGGCGATGTGTTCCGTTCAGTCGGGCCAGGTAAGACCAGCGACGGGAAGTTCCGCCGCGCCTCTGAACTCCGCGGCATGACCGGCAAAAAGAGTATCTCGATCAACCTGCGCAAGCCGGAAGGGCTCGAGGCGTTCTGGCGAATCCTGCCTTCCGTCGACGTCGTCTGGACCAATATGAAGCCGTCCTCTCTGCTTGGGCTCGGAATCAGCTTCGACAGTCTCAAGACGCATAATCCGAATATCATTTACTCGACGCTTTCCGGATTTGGTCATGACGACCTGATCAGTTCCGGTCCATTCGGCAATTGGGCCGCCTTCGACCTCATCGCACAAGGGCTGGCCGGACTACAGTACCGCGCCGAAGGCGAAGATGGAAAGCCGGGTTACAACGGCTTGGCGCTAGGCGATTTTGTTACCGCGATGATGCTCGTCAACGGGACGGTGATGGCGCTGCTGCGTCGCCAGCGTGAGGGCGGCGGGGCCCAGCGGGTCGATGTGGCTATGCACGACGCCATGATCAGCTTGAACGAGCTGCCGCTGACGCTGACGGATTTTACCGGAGCACCACCGCCCCGCGGACGCTCGGGCACCAGCGCGCCCTACGGGGCCTATCCCACCAAGGACGGTTTCGTAAACATCGCGGTGGGAGGCACCCCGGTGTGGCGGCGGTTCTGCGAGGCGATAGACCGGCCCGAACTTGCCGACGATCCGCGCTACAAGGATTCACCCGGCAGGGTTAAGCACTTCATCGAGCTCGAGGTGATCGTTTCGGAATGGTCGGGCAGCCGAACGAGCATGGAAGTGGCCGAATGGCTGCACAAATTCGGCGTGCCCGCCGCGCCGGTCTACGACATGCCTGAAGTCTTGAAGAGCCCGCAGGTCGTTGCGCGCAACATGTTGGTGTCGGTCAACGACCCCATTCTCGGTCCGCAGAACATCGTGGGTAATCCCATCAAAATGTCCGATATCGAGGGGGGTGATCCCGGGGTGCCGCCCGTATTGGGAGAGCACACACGCGAGGTTCTTAAGGAATTCGGCGCTTACGACGACGCTGAAATCACCGAACTTGCCCAGGCCGGCGCCATCCATTTGCCAGCACAGGGCGGTTGATCCGCCGCAGCAGGCCTCTGCGCCCAATCCATACGAGGATGACATGCAAAAATTTTCCATCAACGCAGACATTGATGACAGGTCTGTCGCCGAAGCCCGCAAATATATCGGTGTTCCTATGCGGATTCAGCAGTTCAACCATGAGGCAACAATCGATACAATTCGCCACTATTGTAACGGGATTGGTGACGACAATCCCCTTTATACAGACCCGGACTATGCGGAGAAGAGCGCTTACGGCTCGCTCATCGCCCCACCTACCTTCTTCTACAGCGTTTTTTCGGCCGGCATCACGCCAGGCTTCGAGGGTGTACAGGCGTTCTTCGGTTCCGGCCGCTTCGATATCAAACGCCTTCCCAAGCGGGGTGAGGCTATCAAAGCCGAAGCGCGCTTGAAAGATATCGTCGAGAAGGCGGGCAAGCGCGCCAAGCGGATGGCCATCCAGATTGGTGAAGT from Hyphomicrobiales bacterium includes these protein-coding regions:
- a CDS encoding Formyl-CoA transferase, with translation MAPLDGIRVLALEVYYAGNIGSLFLSRFGAEVIKLEPPETGDVFRSVGPGKTSDGKFRRASELRGMTGKKSISINLRKPEGLEAFWRILPSVDVVWTNMKPSSLLGLGISFDSLKTHNPNIIYSTLSGFGHDDLISSGPFGNWAAFDLIAQGLAGLQYRAEGEDGKPGYNGLALGDFVTAMMLVNGTVMALLRRQREGGGAQRVDVAMHDAMISLNELPLTLTDFTGAPPPRGRSGTSAPYGAYPTKDGFVNIAVGGTPVWRRFCEAIDRPELADDPRYKDSPGRVKHFIELEVIVSEWSGSRTSMEVAEWLHKFGVPAAPVYDMPEVLKSPQVVARNMLVSVNDPILGPQNIVGNPIKMSDIEGGDPGVPPVLGEHTREVLKEFGAYDDAEITELAQAGAIHLPAQGG